The following DNA comes from Curtobacterium sp. 9128.
TTCGGCCTGCACAGCTGACGACCCGAAGGAACCACTGATGCTCACCGAACTCCTCACCCCCGACCGGATCCGGTTCGCCGACGACGTCGGTTCGTGGCGCACCGCGATCACGCTCGTGTCGGAGCCGCTCGTCACCGACGGGACGATCACCACCGACTACGTCGACGCCGTCACGGAGTCGATCGCGGCACCGGGCGGTACCTACATCGACCTCGGGTTCGGGTTCGCGCTCGCGCACGCCCGCCCCGAGCGCGGCGTGGTCCGCCCTGGCCTGTCGTACCTCCGCGTCCGACCGGCCGTCGACCTCGCCGACGACCCGGCGCACCCGATCGACGTGTTCCTCCTGCTCGCCGCCACCGGGTCGGCCGAGCACGTCCAGACCATGCAAGAACTCGCGATGCTCCTCACGGACGAGGACGCACGCACCCGGCTCCTGGAAGCCGTCAGCCCGGCCGACGTGACGTCGGCACTCCCCCAGATTGGACAGAACGCATGAAGATCCTCGCCGTCTGCAGCACCGGCCTCGGTTCGAGTTTCATGACCCACCTCAACATCGACAAGGCGCTGAAGACCCTCGGCGTCAGCGGGGTCGAGGTCGACCACGCCGACCTCGGATCGGTCAGCGCCGACTCGGCCGACGCGGTCTTCGTCGGTCGCGACATCGCCGAGGCCGCTCAGGGGCTCGGTGACGTCGTCGTGCTCGACAGCCTCATCGACCAGAACGAGATCCAGACGAAGGTGGCCGCGACCCTCGAGCGCCACGGGATCGAGGTCCCCTCGTGAACGGCGTCCTGAGCGTCCTGCTCGACATCTTCCGGCAGCCGTCGATCATCGTCGCGCTCATCTCGCTGATCGGTCTGACGATCCAGCGCAAGAGCGGCAGCGACGTCTTCAAGGGCACCGTCCGCACCCTCGTCGGCTTCCTCGTGCTCGCCGCCGGCGCCGGTGTCGTGAGCAACTCGCTCGCCCCGTTCGGCGAGATGTTCCAGCACGCCTTCCACGTGCAGGGGGTCGTGCCGAACAACGAGGCGATCGTCGGCCAGGTCCTGGTGCAGTACGGGTCAGCAGCCGCGCTCATCTTCTTCTTCGGGATGATCGTCAACGTCGCACTCGCGGCGACGACCCAGTACAAGTACATCTACCTGTCGGGGCACGTCGCCTTCTACATGGCGGCGATGATCGCGGTGATCTTCGGCGTCGCCGGCTTCACCACGTGGCAGGTCATCCTGTGGGGATCGATCGCGCAGGGCCTCGTCATGACGGTCTCGCCCGCGATCGTGCAGCCCTTCATGCGGAAGGTCACGGGCACCGACGACGTCGCGCTCGGACACACCGGGGGCGCCGGCATCGCGCTGTCGGGTCTGGTCGCGACCCTGACCCGCAGCAAGACGAAGCCGTCGAAGTCCACCGAGGACATCAAGTTCCCGTCCGGACTCGGCTTCCTCCGCGACACCACCGTGATCGTGGCTCTGTCGATGGCGGTGATCTACATCATCGTGGCGCTCTTCGCCGGCCCCGAGTTCATCCAGGGCAAGCTGAGCGACGGGCAGAACTTCGTGCTCTTCGCGATCATGCAGGCAGCGACGTTCTCCGCCGGCGTGTTCATCATCCTGGCCGGTGTCCGCGTCGTCCTCGCCGAGATCGTCCCCGCGTTCAAGGGCATCAGCGAGCGCCTGGTCAAGAACGCCAAGCCGGCGCTCGACGTGCCGATCACGTTCACGTTCGCTCCGAACGCCGTGCTCATCGGCTTCCTGTCGAGCTTCGTCGGCGGCATCGTCGGCATGGTGGTCATGGCGGTGTCCGGCACCGCGATCATCATCCCGGGCATCGTCGCGCACTTCATGACCGGCGCTGCCTCCGGCGTCATCGGCAACGGTGCCGGCGGACGACGGGGCGCCGTGCTCGGTGCCTTCACGAACGGCCTCGCGATCACGTTCCTGCCGCTCCTGCTGCTGCCCGTGCTCGGTGACGTCGGACTGTCGAACTCGACGTTCTCGGACGCCGACTTCGGTGTCGTCGGACTCGTGCTCGGCCACATCAGCAGTGGTGGTGGCCAGGTCGCGGTGATCATCGCCCTCGTGGTCGCGCTCCTCGTGGTCTACGGCTCCTCCCTGGTCCTCCGCAACCGCGCGAAGCGTCGTGAGGAACTCGAGACGGTCGCCGCCGACGACAGCCGCGAGGCCGAGACGAGCGCCGCACGATGACGGACCGCCGGGCGCGGGACTCCGCAGGGGGTCCCGCGCCCGCGGTGTTCCCGGTCGACGGCGTCCTGTTCGACTGCGACGGGGTCCTCGTCGACTCGCTCGAGGCCGCCGCCGTCGCCTGGGACCGCTGGTCCACGCGGTGGGCTCCGCACTTCGACTTCCGGACCCAGGTGCGGCACGGCGTCCGGGCGATCGACCTCGTGGCGGAGCTCGTCCCGACCGCCGACGTCGAGCGCGCCGCGGCCGAGCTCGCGTCCGAGGAGCTCGCCACGGTCGCCGGAACGACGGCCGTGCCGGGAGCGGTCGAACTCTCCCGAGCGCTGTCCGACCACGGTGTGCCGTGGGCGGTCGTCACGTCCGGCCTCCGGCCCCTCGCGCTCGGTCGGCTCCGCGCGGCCGGTCTGGCGGTCCCCGACGTGGTCATCACGGCCGAGGACGTCGCGGCCGGCAAACCCGACCCAGAGCCGTACGCCACCGGTGCCGACCGGATCGGAGTCGCACCATCGTCGTGTGCCGTCTTCGAGGACGCCCCGGCCGGTGTCCGCTCGGCACGGGCCGCCGGCGTCACCACCGTGATCGGCGTGGGCCACGCCATCGCGGAGGCCGACCCCGCCGCCGTGGTCCTCGACCTCCGCTCGGTGACGGTCGAGCGCGGCAGGCTCGTGCTCACGCACCCGATCGGCTGAGCGCGCCGACGTTCCTGGACCCGCTCCTGAGCGAACCGGAGGCCCGCGCCCCCGCGCTCCACGGCTTCCTCATCGACGGCAGCGGGACATTCCCGACATGACCACGAACGACCGTGTCGAGCCCCGCCCCGCCCGCTGGCTCCACCAGTCCCGCGGACAGCAGGCCGCCCTCGCCGGGATCGTGCTGCTCGGAGCGGTGCTGACCAGTTGGAACCTCGCCCGTGGCGGCGACTCCGAGTTCTACGCCGCGGCGGCCCGCTCGATGTCCGAGTCTCTGCCGGCGTTCCTGTCCGGGTCGTTCGATCCCGGCGCGACCGTGACGCTCGACAAGCTCGCCGGCTTCGCCGCGCCCCAGGCGATCAGCGTCCACCTGTTCGGCATGTCCACCGCCTCGCTCGCGCTGCCGCAGGTCATCGAGGGTGCCGTCACGACCGTCGCGGTCGCCGTGGTGGCGCTGCGGTGGCTCGGCGCCCGAGCCGGGCTCGTCGCCGCGGCCCTCGCCGCCGGAACGCCGATCTTCGTGTCGATGTTCGGGCACCCGATGGAGGACGGGCTCCTCACCATGGCCCTCGCCGTCGCGCTCGTCTGGTGGCAGCGGGCCGCGCTCACCGGTGCGTGGTGGCCGCTGCTCGTCGCCGGTGCCTTCGTGGGGGTCGGGTTCCAGGCGAAGATGCTGCAGGCCTGGCTGATCCTGCCGGCGCTCGTCGTCGGCACGGTCGTCGCAGCGAGCAGCGGTGGTGCGGGCCGGTGGCGTCGGGCCGTCGCGCACTCGGCGGTGCTCGTCGGCGCGACGCTGGTGGCGAGCCTCGGCTGGTCCGTGGTCGTCTCCCTGCTCCCCTCGTCCGACCACCCCTACATCGACGGGTCCACCGACGACAGCGTCTTCGCGATGGTCCTCGGCTACAACGGCGTCGACCGGTTCCTGCCCGGCCTGTGGCCGGGAGCGGTCGGCGCGATCGGCGCAGCCGTCGGACACGCGGGCACGCACGTCGCCGACCTCTTCCACACGGCCGGCGGAGCGGGTCGCGGCGGCCACTCCGTCCTCCAGCTCTTCTCGCCGCGCTACGCGTCGCAGGTCGGCTGGACCTGGCCCGCTGCGATCACCGGCATCGGGATCGGCGCGGTCCGTTGGTGGCCGCGCCGGTCCGGTCGGGAGGCTCGCCCTGCCTCCGCCGTCTTCCTCACCCTGGTCGTCTGGCTGGCGACGGCGGTCGCGGTCCTGTCCGTCCTGCGGCTCCCGCACACCGCGTACGTCGCCGGCATCGGCGTCCAGCTCGCGGTCCTCGGCGCGCTCGGGTGGTGGGGCGCAGCCGCACTGGTCGACGCTCCCGACCGCCGGCTCCGACTCGTCCCGACGGGACTGCTCGTCGTGCAGGGCGGGTGGTGGATCTGGCTCGCATGGTCCTCCGCCGAACCGGCGGCGCTCTCGACGATCGCGGTCGGTGTGACCGTCGCCGCCCTGGTCGCGCTGCTCGCGCGCCGTCGATCGACGTTCGGGGTCGATTCGGTTCGAGGACGCCGGACGGCCGCAGGACTGCTGGTCGCCGCCGTGGTGCTCGGTCCCGCGTGCTTCTCCATGCAGGCGCTGGACGCGGCACGGGACGGCAGCGGCGCCGACGCCTCGGTGGGGATCGCCACCGGCGCCTTCCCCGGCGCCGGGCACCTCCCCACCCGTGCGTTCGCGTTCGGCAGGTCTCCGTCGCGCGACCGGACCGGCGACACCTCGACGGCGTTCCGGATCTCGGCGCCCGACGTCATCGGCGGCCACACCCGTCTCGACGCGTCGGAAACCGCACTCGTCGCCGACGCCGAGCGGCACGGGGGCGGGAAGGACGGTGCCCCGCTGTTCCTGACGGACTCGTGGCGGATCGCCGCCGACGTCATCGGGGACACCGGCGACGAGGTGCTGACCGACGGCGGGTTCTCCGGCCGGGTCCCGGTGTTCACGACGGCGCAGATCGAGTCGATGATCCACTCGGGGAAGGAGCGGCTCTTCGTCGTCGCGAACGGGACGGCGTCCACCGACCCGGTGCGTCAGGCGACCGCGGCCCTCGGATGTCGGGTCGTCCACCGCTGGGGGTCGACGTTCGCCTCGTCGTCCGGGGCTCCGTGGCGGTCGCCGGCGGACGCGTCGTTCGCGTTGGAACAGTGCTCCTGAGCCGCGGCCGTCCGGCTCAGACCGTCGCCTCCGTGCCCCGCACCCTCCCGATCACGACGTCGACGATGCCGGCGAGGAGCGCCGCGCCGACGAACCCGAGCGCCACGCCGAGTCCGAGCGGAAGCCCGTTCGCGTAGTCACCACGCGAGCTCGCGAGCGCCGAGTAGAAGACGCTGCCGACCGCCGCGATGCCGATCGCCGACCCCACCCGAGCGCCGACCTGGATGAGACCACCGGCCGACCCGCCCTGTGCGACGGGCACCTCGGACAGTGTCAGCGTCTGGTTCGGGGAGATCGTGAGACCGGAGCCGATGCCCGCCACCAGCAGCGGCAGGACCAGCCACCAGCCGAGGTCCGACCGGTAGTGGTTTGCGACGACCCAGATCACCGCACCGAGGCCGATGAGCACGAGGATCGTCCCGATCACGATGAGCTGACGGCCGAACCGGTGCACGATCCGCCCGCCGATCGTCGACGCGATGCCGGAACCGATCGCGAACGGCACCGATGACAGTCCCGCCAGCAGCGCCGAGTAGTGCAGTCCCGACTGCAGCGCGAGCGTCAGGACGAAGAACAGCGGGGTGAACCCGGCGAAGTAGAGCGTCGCGAGCCCCACACCGAGCGAGAACGACCGGCGCCGGAAGAGCGCGAGGTCGACCACCGGCTCCTTCGTCCGGCCGTAGTGCCGCTCCCACAGGACGAACAGCGCGGCGAGCACGACGGCGACCACCACGAGCCACCACTTCGTGCTGCCCTTCCACTCCTGCGACTGCACGAACGGCAGCAGCAGGGCGACCACCGCAGCACCGAGCAGTGCGATGCCGACCGGGTCGAAGTCGTGCTTCTTCCCGCGCTCGTGCGCACTGGCCGCGGGGAGGTACCGCATCGCCAGCAGGATCGTGACGAGCCCGAACGGCAGGTTCACGAAGAAGACGAACCGCCAGCCGTTCTCGGTGCCGAACGCGGTGATGAGCAGGCCACCGACGAGCGGGCCGATCGCGGTGGCGATGCCCACGGTCGCACCGAACAGCCCGAACGCGGTGCCACGCTCCTTGCCGCGGAACAGCTGCTGGATGAGGGCGGTGACCTGCGGCGTGAGGAGGCCGCCCGCAAGACCCTGCACCAGGCGGGCGATCACCAGGACGATGCCGTTCGGGGCGAAGCCGCAGAGGGCGCTCGCGAGGGTGAACAGTCCGACGCCGATGACGAACATGCGCCGGCGTCCGGTCGCGTCCCCGAGTCGCCCGCCGGGGACGAGCAGCAGGCCGAACGACAGCGCGTACCCGGACAGGATCCACTGGACGGCCTCGGGGGTCGCTCCCGGGAGACCAGTCGAGATGGACTGCAGCGCGACGTTGACGATCGACACGTCTAGCAGGACGATGCCGCCGCCGAGGAGGCAGATGACGAGCGCCTTCCAGCGGTTCGGGTCCGGCTGGTCGCCGGAGTCCGCCGGCGTGGCGCGCGGATCGGGCGACCCGCTCGACGGCGCGTCGGAGGTCGCTACGTGATGGGCGCCGTGGTGTTCGACGCTGGGAGCCGCATCGGGCTCGACGGGTTTGCGGTGTTCGGCTGCCATGACGACCCCACGGTAGGCTCGCCAGCCCCGCCCGTCGTCAGCCGAACGGGATGACGCGTACCCCGATCGCCACGCGATGCAGTTGCGCTACGGGGCCGCGGGCTGCGGCTGCCGCAACCCCGTGACCAGGAGCGTCACGCTCGTCCGGACGTCGTAGTCCGGGTCCCGCGGGCTCCACGCGACGAGATCGCCCACGGCACGGAGCAGTTGGTACGGCGCGATCGACGCGACCACCTCCCCCGAGTCCCGAGCGGCCTCGAGCAGCCGGCCGAGCACCGGTACGAGCTCGTCGATGAACAGCGAGTGCAGCGCGGTGAACCCGTCGGCGTCGCCCTCCCAGACCCGCGCCAGCCCGTGCTTCGTCCCGAGGAAGTCGACGAACCGGTGCACCCAGCGCAGGACCGCCACGAACGGCGTGGGCTCCGACGCGAGCAGCGCCGGCCCGGCTTCCACGCAGGCGACGATCTGGTGCCGGTACACCGCGACGACCAGGTCGGAACGGGTCGGGAAGTGCCGGTAGAGCGTCCCCACGCCGACGCCGGCCGCCGCAGCGACCTCGCGCACGGGAGCGCCGACGCCCGATGCGGCGAACACCCCGCCAGCGGCGTCCAGGATCGCCCGCTCGTTCCGCTCGACGTCGCGCCGGCGCCGAGGCGCGTCGTCCCCGGTCGGCAGCGTGCTCACCACTCGATCATCGCATGCCCGGCGCGGAGAACGGAACGGTGCTCCGTTTCCTCTTGCAATCCGGATCAGCGTTCCGTATCGTTCCGGAACGTCGCTCCGTTTCAGCGACCACGGCCTCCGGGAAGGACCATCATGATCACCGACCAGCACCCCATCGGTACCGGCTTCACGGCCGCCACCACCGCGGACGATGTCCTCGCGGGCATCGACCTCACCGGCCGCGACGTCGTCGTCACCGGCGGCCACGGCCGACTCGGTCACGAGACCAGCCGCGCACTCGCCGCGGCGGGAGCGTCCGTGACCGTCGCCGCACGGGACACCGATCGCGCATCAGCAGCGGTCACCGACATCCCCGGCGTCCGAGTGGAACAGCTCGACCTCACCGACCCGGCGTCGATCGACGCCTTCGCCGCACGGTGGTCGGCCTCCGGCCGCCCGCTCCACGCGCTGGTGAACAACGCCTCGACACTCTTCACCCCGGACCGCCAGCTCGACGCGCGCGGGAACGAGCGCTCGTTCTCGACGGCGCACCTGGGGCACTTCCAGCTCACGCGAGCACTCCTCCCCGCCCTCCTGGAGGCTCGTGGTGCGCGGGTCCTCACCGTCACCTCCGGCGCGGCTCGGAACGGGCAGATCCGCTGGGACGACCTGGCGTTCGCCAGCGGGTACGACGCAGGCGCCGCCTACGGGCAGGCGAAGCGGGCGAACGTGCTCTTCACGGTCGAACTCGACCGGCGGTACGCCGACCAGGGCATCAGGGCCTTCGCCGCGCACCCCGGCGTGATCATCGGACCCGGCCCGCACGACCCGAGCCGCGTCGCGTCGTACCGCCAGCAGGGGCTCGTCGACGAGCACGGTGCGACGATCATCGACCCGTCGAACGGCAAGAAGACGATCGAACAAGGCGCGGCGACGCTCGTGCTCGGCGCCGCGAGCCCGTTGCTCGACGGCATCGGCGGGGTGTACCTGAAGGACGGCGACGTCGCCGTGATCGACGACGAGGTCCGACCGCTCACCGCCGACAGCATCCCGGCGGACGCCAACTCGGCGATGCTCGACCCCGACGACGCCCGGCGGCTGTGGACGCTCACGGAGCAGCTCCTCGCCTGACTGGCTCGGGATGCTCTGTTTCGTGGCCGTCAGGCCGCCGCCGCGATCGTCGCTCGGCGTTGACGGGGCGAACCGCGCGCGGCTGACCGGGAGTTCGGAACGGGCCGTGACCGATCCGGTTCTCAGAACCCGGGCTTCGGGTACCGGATCGGTCACCGACGAATCCGAACCTGCCACCTCCGGGGCGGCTGGTCACCGGGATGCCCGGCGCGAGCCGAGCCCTCTATCGTGGACGGATAGGGGAACGACTCGACGCGCGAGCACAGCGGAAGCCGGGCGCAATC
Coding sequences within:
- a CDS encoding PTS sugar transporter subunit IIB, with amino-acid sequence MKILAVCSTGLGSSFMTHLNIDKALKTLGVSGVEVDHADLGSVSADSADAVFVGRDIAEAAQGLGDVVVLDSLIDQNEIQTKVAATLERHGIEVPS
- a CDS encoding glycosyltransferase family 39 protein, with the translated sequence MTTNDRVEPRPARWLHQSRGQQAALAGIVLLGAVLTSWNLARGGDSEFYAAAARSMSESLPAFLSGSFDPGATVTLDKLAGFAAPQAISVHLFGMSTASLALPQVIEGAVTTVAVAVVALRWLGARAGLVAAALAAGTPIFVSMFGHPMEDGLLTMALAVALVWWQRAALTGAWWPLLVAGAFVGVGFQAKMLQAWLILPALVVGTVVAASSGGAGRWRRAVAHSAVLVGATLVASLGWSVVVSLLPSSDHPYIDGSTDDSVFAMVLGYNGVDRFLPGLWPGAVGAIGAAVGHAGTHVADLFHTAGGAGRGGHSVLQLFSPRYASQVGWTWPAAITGIGIGAVRWWPRRSGREARPASAVFLTLVVWLATAVAVLSVLRLPHTAYVAGIGVQLAVLGALGWWGAAALVDAPDRRLRLVPTGLLVVQGGWWIWLAWSSAEPAALSTIAVGVTVAALVALLARRRSTFGVDSVRGRRTAAGLLVAAVVLGPACFSMQALDAARDGSGADASVGIATGAFPGAGHLPTRAFAFGRSPSRDRTGDTSTAFRISAPDVIGGHTRLDASETALVADAERHGGGKDGAPLFLTDSWRIAADVIGDTGDEVLTDGGFSGRVPVFTTAQIESMIHSGKERLFVVANGTASTDPVRQATAALGCRVVHRWGSTFASSSGAPWRSPADASFALEQCS
- a CDS encoding HAD-IA family hydrolase, with the translated sequence MTDRRARDSAGGPAPAVFPVDGVLFDCDGVLVDSLEAAAVAWDRWSTRWAPHFDFRTQVRHGVRAIDLVAELVPTADVERAAAELASEELATVAGTTAVPGAVELSRALSDHGVPWAVVTSGLRPLALGRLRAAGLAVPDVVITAEDVAAGKPDPEPYATGADRIGVAPSSCAVFEDAPAGVRSARAAGVTTVIGVGHAIAEADPAAVVLDLRSVTVERGRLVLTHPIG
- a CDS encoding PTS sugar transporter subunit IIA, which codes for MLTELLTPDRIRFADDVGSWRTAITLVSEPLVTDGTITTDYVDAVTESIAAPGGTYIDLGFGFALAHARPERGVVRPGLSYLRVRPAVDLADDPAHPIDVFLLLAATGSAEHVQTMQELAMLLTDEDARTRLLEAVSPADVTSALPQIGQNA
- a CDS encoding TetR/AcrR family transcriptional regulator, yielding MSTLPTGDDAPRRRRDVERNERAILDAAGGVFAASGVGAPVREVAAAAGVGVGTLYRHFPTRSDLVVAVYRHQIVACVEAGPALLASEPTPFVAVLRWVHRFVDFLGTKHGLARVWEGDADGFTALHSLFIDELVPVLGRLLEAARDSGEVVASIAPYQLLRAVGDLVAWSPRDPDYDVRTSVTLLVTGLRQPQPAAP
- a CDS encoding PTS ascorbate transporter subunit IIC, coding for MNGVLSVLLDIFRQPSIIVALISLIGLTIQRKSGSDVFKGTVRTLVGFLVLAAGAGVVSNSLAPFGEMFQHAFHVQGVVPNNEAIVGQVLVQYGSAAALIFFFGMIVNVALAATTQYKYIYLSGHVAFYMAAMIAVIFGVAGFTTWQVILWGSIAQGLVMTVSPAIVQPFMRKVTGTDDVALGHTGGAGIALSGLVATLTRSKTKPSKSTEDIKFPSGLGFLRDTTVIVALSMAVIYIIVALFAGPEFIQGKLSDGQNFVLFAIMQAATFSAGVFIILAGVRVVLAEIVPAFKGISERLVKNAKPALDVPITFTFAPNAVLIGFLSSFVGGIVGMVVMAVSGTAIIIPGIVAHFMTGAASGVIGNGAGGRRGAVLGAFTNGLAITFLPLLLLPVLGDVGLSNSTFSDADFGVVGLVLGHISSGGGQVAVIIALVVALLVVYGSSLVLRNRAKRREELETVAADDSREAETSAAR
- a CDS encoding SDR family NAD(P)-dependent oxidoreductase, encoding MITDQHPIGTGFTAATTADDVLAGIDLTGRDVVVTGGHGRLGHETSRALAAAGASVTVAARDTDRASAAVTDIPGVRVEQLDLTDPASIDAFAARWSASGRPLHALVNNASTLFTPDRQLDARGNERSFSTAHLGHFQLTRALLPALLEARGARVLTVTSGAARNGQIRWDDLAFASGYDAGAAYGQAKRANVLFTVELDRRYADQGIRAFAAHPGVIIGPGPHDPSRVASYRQQGLVDEHGATIIDPSNGKKTIEQGAATLVLGAASPLLDGIGGVYLKDGDVAVIDDEVRPLTADSIPADANSAMLDPDDARRLWTLTEQLLA
- a CDS encoding MFS transporter, with protein sequence MAAEHRKPVEPDAAPSVEHHGAHHVATSDAPSSGSPDPRATPADSGDQPDPNRWKALVICLLGGGIVLLDVSIVNVALQSISTGLPGATPEAVQWILSGYALSFGLLLVPGGRLGDATGRRRMFVIGVGLFTLASALCGFAPNGIVLVIARLVQGLAGGLLTPQVTALIQQLFRGKERGTAFGLFGATVGIATAIGPLVGGLLITAFGTENGWRFVFFVNLPFGLVTILLAMRYLPAASAHERGKKHDFDPVGIALLGAAVVALLLPFVQSQEWKGSTKWWLVVVAVVLAALFVLWERHYGRTKEPVVDLALFRRRSFSLGVGLATLYFAGFTPLFFVLTLALQSGLHYSALLAGLSSVPFAIGSGIASTIGGRIVHRFGRQLIVIGTILVLIGLGAVIWVVANHYRSDLGWWLVLPLLVAGIGSGLTISPNQTLTLSEVPVAQGGSAGGLIQVGARVGSAIGIAAVGSVFYSALASSRGDYANGLPLGLGVALGFVGAALLAGIVDVVIGRVRGTEATV